The Pseudomonas sp. FP2309 genome has a window encoding:
- a CDS encoding amino acid ABC transporter ATP-binding protein, giving the protein MIEVRDLVKVFDTRGQVVRAVDHVSTQVAKGEVLVVIGPSGSGKSTFLRCLNGLEDFDSGSVSIDGLQLADPKTDVNAYRREVGMVFQHFNLFPHMTVLENLCLAQKVVRKRGKQEREAKALALLEKVGIAQKANEFPSRLSGGQQQRVAIARALAMEPKVMLFDEPTSALDPEMVGEVLDVMKTLALEGMTMVCVTHEMGFAREVADRVLFFDHGKLLEDAAPAEFFDAPKDPRAQAFLRQVL; this is encoded by the coding sequence GTGATTGAAGTGCGCGATTTGGTAAAAGTCTTCGACACCCGTGGCCAGGTGGTGCGCGCGGTGGACCACGTGAGCACTCAGGTGGCCAAGGGCGAAGTGCTGGTGGTGATCGGCCCGTCCGGCTCCGGCAAGTCCACCTTCCTGCGCTGCCTCAATGGCCTGGAAGACTTCGACTCGGGCTCGGTGAGCATCGACGGCCTGCAACTGGCTGATCCGAAAACCGATGTGAACGCCTATCGCCGCGAAGTCGGCATGGTGTTCCAGCATTTCAACCTGTTCCCTCATATGACCGTGCTGGAAAACCTGTGCCTGGCGCAAAAGGTCGTGCGCAAGCGCGGTAAACAAGAGCGCGAAGCCAAGGCCCTGGCGCTGCTGGAAAAGGTCGGTATTGCACAGAAGGCCAACGAGTTCCCCTCGCGCCTGTCCGGTGGCCAGCAGCAGCGGGTCGCCATTGCCCGCGCCCTGGCGATGGAGCCCAAGGTGATGCTGTTCGACGAGCCGACCTCGGCCCTCGACCCGGAGATGGTCGGCGAGGTGCTGGACGTTATGAAAACCCTCGCCCTTGAAGGCATGACCATGGTCTGCGTCACCCACGAGATGGGTTTTGCCCGCGAAGTGGCTGACCGGGTGCTGTTCTTCGACCATGGCAAGTTGCTTGAAGACGCCGCTCCGGCCGAGTTCTTCGATGCACCGAAAGACCCGCGTGCCCAGGCGTTCCTGCGTCAGGTGCTGTAA
- a CDS encoding amino acid ABC transporter permease — protein MKQKKAQWPWHLLTVVVLVGLAGALYYATSLMSYEWRWNRVPQYFAYQAEEAQRAADISTVIELVRKGEVAEVTLRNDAGAEQRVTVADNSLQVARGDDVAEGDVIGVNRHWALGPLMWGLWTTLWLSVVSGILGLAIGLATGLCRLSSNPTLRDLSTIYVELVRGTPLLVQIFIFYFFIGTVLNLSREFAGIAALSLFTGAYVAEIVRAGVQSITRGQNEAARSLGLSASQSMRHVVLPQAFKRVLPPLAGQFISLVKDTSLVSVIAITELLKSGREVITTSFSPFEILFCVAGLYLLINLPLSKMASRLERRLAQSD, from the coding sequence ATGAAACAGAAAAAAGCCCAATGGCCCTGGCACCTGCTGACCGTGGTTGTGCTGGTCGGTCTGGCTGGCGCCTTGTACTACGCCACGTCGCTGATGTCCTACGAATGGCGCTGGAACCGTGTACCGCAGTACTTCGCCTACCAGGCCGAAGAAGCCCAGCGCGCGGCGGATATCTCCACCGTCATTGAGTTGGTGCGCAAGGGTGAAGTGGCCGAAGTGACCCTGCGCAATGACGCCGGTGCCGAACAACGGGTGACCGTCGCCGACAACAGCCTGCAAGTGGCGCGTGGCGATGACGTGGCCGAAGGCGATGTGATTGGGGTGAACCGCCACTGGGCGCTGGGACCGTTGATGTGGGGCTTGTGGACCACGCTGTGGCTGTCGGTGGTGTCCGGCATCCTTGGCCTGGCGATTGGTCTGGCCACCGGTCTGTGCCGTCTGTCCAGCAACCCGACCTTGCGCGACCTGTCGACGATCTACGTCGAGTTGGTGCGCGGCACGCCATTGTTGGTGCAGATCTTCATTTTCTATTTCTTTATCGGCACGGTGCTCAACCTGTCCCGCGAGTTCGCCGGGATCGCCGCGCTGTCGCTGTTCACCGGTGCTTATGTGGCAGAAATCGTGCGTGCCGGCGTGCAGTCCATCACCCGTGGTCAAAACGAAGCCGCTCGCTCCCTGGGCCTGAGTGCCAGCCAGTCGATGCGGCATGTGGTGTTGCCGCAGGCGTTCAAGCGCGTGCTGCCGCCGTTGGCCGGGCAATTTATCAGCCTGGTAAAGGACACCTCGCTGGTGTCGGTGATTGCGATTACCGAACTGCTCAAAAGTGGCCGCGAAGTGATCACCACCTCGTTTTCGCCGTTTGAAATCCTGTTCTGCGTGGCAGGCCTGTACCTGCTGATCAACCTGCCGCTGTCGAAAATGGCCAGTCGGCTTGAGCGGAGGCTCGCCCAAAGTGATTGA